In Nonomuraea muscovyensis, the following proteins share a genomic window:
- a CDS encoding AI-2E family transporter — MRDQPVPRAVIVLMGIAGAVVALFGMREVASILGPVFLALVLVIAVAPVRGWLDGRGAPAWLQVAVPFLIVVLVLLGMVAVLTFSATQLAYLLPTYAEQFQRLLADAQSYAGSLGIGSEQINQAIQAIDVGRVVGVAQSLLSSLVGVLSSLFLVVVLLLAMCLDAPVTGRILAGRLDSKAGMVTALTTFAHKTRRYLIVSTVFGLICSALDVAALSFLGVPLPVLWGVLALITNYIPNVGFVLGLIPPALLALLDGGVKQMLLVIGAYCVINVVVQSFILPKFLGDAVGLSTTMTFLSLLVWTFVLGPLGAILAIPLSLFARAVLVDSDPSATWTAALISGTQAAPEAAPSTGDAKQPAEPPPAPASAPEHASPDPASSGQANDRSAGDESSAEPRR; from the coding sequence GTGCGCGATCAACCCGTACCCAGAGCGGTCATCGTCCTGATGGGGATCGCCGGCGCGGTGGTCGCCCTGTTCGGGATGCGTGAGGTGGCGTCCATCCTGGGCCCCGTCTTCCTGGCGCTGGTGCTGGTCATCGCGGTCGCACCCGTGCGCGGCTGGCTGGACGGCCGGGGGGCGCCCGCCTGGCTGCAGGTGGCGGTGCCGTTCCTCATCGTCGTGCTGGTGCTGCTCGGCATGGTGGCGGTGCTGACGTTCTCGGCCACGCAGCTCGCCTACCTCCTCCCGACGTACGCCGAGCAGTTCCAGCGGTTGCTGGCCGACGCCCAGAGCTACGCCGGCTCGCTCGGCATCGGCAGCGAGCAGATCAACCAGGCGATCCAGGCCATCGACGTCGGGCGAGTGGTGGGCGTCGCGCAGAGCCTGCTGTCGAGCCTGGTGGGTGTGCTGTCCAGCCTCTTCCTCGTCGTGGTGCTGCTGCTGGCGATGTGCCTCGACGCCCCGGTGACCGGCCGGATCCTGGCAGGCCGGCTCGACAGCAAGGCGGGGATGGTGACGGCGCTGACCACGTTCGCCCACAAGACCCGTCGCTACCTGATCGTCTCGACGGTCTTCGGGCTGATCTGCTCGGCGCTGGACGTGGCGGCGCTGTCGTTCCTCGGGGTGCCGCTCCCCGTGCTGTGGGGCGTGCTGGCGTTGATCACCAACTACATCCCGAACGTCGGCTTCGTGCTCGGTCTCATCCCCCCGGCGCTGCTCGCCCTCCTCGACGGCGGGGTCAAGCAGATGCTGCTCGTCATCGGCGCGTACTGCGTCATCAACGTGGTGGTGCAGTCGTTCATCCTGCCGAAGTTCCTCGGTGACGCGGTGGGGCTGTCGACGACGATGACGTTCCTGTCGCTGCTGGTCTGGACCTTCGTGCTGGGGCCGTTGGGGGCGATCCTGGCGATCCCGCTGAGCCTGTTCGCCCGGGCGGTGCTGGTGGACAGCGATCCGAGCGCGACATGGACGGCGGCACTGATCTCCGGGACGCAGGCCGCTCCGGAGGCCGCGCCCTCCACCGGCGATGCGAAACAGCCCGCCGAGCCGCCACCGGCACCGGCGTCCGCTCCCGAGCACGCGTCCCCTGACCCGGCGTCATCCGGGCAGGCGAACGACCGGTCCGCCGGCGACGAGTCGTCGGCGGAGCCGCGACGCTGA
- the erm gene encoding ErmE/ErmH/ErmO/ErmR family 23S rRNA (adenine(2058)-N(6))-methyltransferase gives MAKDFAHGNHSHKQNKAVRSGGGRTPADRARRTLSQNFLVDRNALELVVKAAAPEGLVLEPGSGEGVLTRALAEAGARVVGYEIDPRLAGRLAARTRDDPRIDVVRGDFAAAQPPREPFAVVGNIPYSATSRIVDWCLGAPALTSATLLTQLEYARKRSGDYGRWSLVTVRSWPWFRWRLGDRVGRHSFRPVPSVDSAILRIDRRPEPLVHAGRAYRELVELGFGGVGGTLRASLRTRYDGVDAALAAAGIPRDAVVAFVHPDQWVVLGERLCR, from the coding sequence GTGGCGAAAGACTTCGCGCACGGAAATCATTCACACAAGCAGAACAAGGCCGTCAGGAGCGGCGGCGGTCGCACGCCCGCGGATCGGGCGAGGCGCACGCTGTCGCAGAACTTCCTGGTGGACAGGAACGCCCTGGAGCTGGTGGTCAAGGCCGCCGCCCCCGAAGGGCTCGTGCTGGAGCCCGGCTCCGGCGAGGGCGTGCTGACCCGAGCCCTGGCGGAGGCCGGGGCTCGGGTCGTCGGTTACGAGATAGATCCGCGGCTGGCCGGCCGGCTCGCCGCGCGGACCCGCGACGATCCCCGGATCGACGTGGTCAGGGGCGACTTCGCGGCCGCCCAGCCACCGCGTGAGCCGTTCGCGGTCGTCGGCAACATCCCCTACTCGGCCACGTCCAGGATCGTGGACTGGTGCCTCGGTGCGCCGGCCCTCACCTCGGCGACGCTGCTCACGCAGCTCGAGTACGCCCGCAAGCGGTCGGGCGACTACGGGCGCTGGAGCCTGGTGACGGTGCGGTCGTGGCCGTGGTTCCGCTGGCGGCTGGGCGACCGGGTCGGCCGGCACAGTTTCCGGCCGGTGCCGTCGGTCGACTCGGCGATCCTGCGGATCGACCGGCGCCCGGAGCCCTTGGTGCACGCCGGGCGCGCCTATCGGGAGCTGGTCGAGCTGGGGTTCGGCGGGGTGGGCGGCACGCTGCGCGCCTCGCTGCGGACCAGGTACGACGGTGTGGACGCGGCGTTGGCCGCCGCGGGGATCCCCCGCGACGCCGTGGTGGCGTTCGTCCACCCCGACCAGTGGGTGGTGTTGGGGGAACGGCTATGCCGCTGA
- a CDS encoding helix-turn-helix domain-containing protein gives MYEERPPAPAFADRIACEWSSVSDVGGTLLVVPDGCVDLIWGPGGLFVAGPDTGPVPTPMRPGDAFTGIRFKPGAVGEVFGVPLDWLRDQRVPLASLDVMRQLTESEPGDRLAAVREAVIGRLRETTPVDRTTTALVAALRAGRTVREVARDLGYSERQLHRRAVAGFGYPPKTLQRIVRFQRALRLARSGVPFAEVAARAGYTDQAHLSHDVKRLSGVSLRHLAG, from the coding sequence ATGTACGAGGAACGGCCACCCGCGCCGGCGTTCGCCGACCGCATCGCCTGCGAGTGGTCGAGTGTGAGCGACGTCGGCGGCACCCTGCTCGTGGTGCCCGACGGCTGCGTCGACCTGATCTGGGGCCCCGGCGGCCTCTTCGTCGCCGGTCCCGACACGGGCCCCGTTCCCACGCCCATGCGTCCCGGCGACGCGTTCACCGGCATCCGGTTCAAGCCGGGGGCCGTGGGCGAGGTGTTCGGCGTGCCGCTCGACTGGCTGCGTGACCAGCGCGTCCCGCTGGCGAGCCTCGACGTCATGCGGCAGCTGACCGAGTCCGAGCCCGGCGACCGGCTCGCGGCCGTCCGCGAGGCGGTCATCGGCCGGCTGCGCGAGACGACGCCGGTCGACCGGACCACGACGGCCCTGGTCGCGGCCCTGCGTGCGGGTCGCACGGTGCGGGAGGTCGCCCGAGACCTCGGCTACAGCGAGCGCCAGCTCCACCGCAGGGCCGTGGCCGGTTTCGGCTACCCGCCCAAGACCCTGCAGCGCATCGTCCGCTTCCAGCGGGCCCTGCGGCTGGCCCGCTCGGGTGTCCCGTTCGCCGAGGTGGCGGCCAGGGCCGGCTACACCGACCAGGCCCACCTGTCCCACGACGTCAAGCGGCTGAGCGGTGTGTCACTCCGGCACCTGGCCGGCTGA
- a CDS encoding carbohydrate-binding protein, whose protein sequence is MRPRRLFLALLAALAMFATVLVTGLATTAPAAAHGAVTVAAPQWQPNTAYTAGTRVTYNGQDYECIQSHTSLTGWEPPNVPALWKAVSGGGDPGAPSAPGAPNVTGTTNTSISLSWGASTGTVTGYRVYEGSTVRATVGGTSATIGSLGTCTTHTYTVKAYNSAGESPASASATGTTNGCTGGGGKMAGAPYLYMGWGNPPAPATVMNATGVKSFTMAFILSSGGCTPAWDGQRPLTGGADAQAISAIKAAGGNVQISFGGWQGNKLGPNCSTPQAFAGAVQQVINAVGPAVVDFDIENTDEFENYTVQDRILNGLKIVKQNNPGVKVVVTFGTTRTGPNAHGIRLINQSKALGVPIDNYTIMPFDFGSSNIYQDTVNASEGLKNALKNAFGWSDAQAYAKMGISGMNGLSDQQELTTPATWTQIRDWARSKGLTRLAYWAVNRDRPCPGGGVVSNCSGISQSEWEFTRITAGF, encoded by the coding sequence ATGAGACCCCGTCGCCTGTTTCTCGCCTTACTGGCCGCCCTCGCCATGTTCGCCACCGTGCTCGTCACCGGACTGGCCACCACCGCCCCCGCCGCCGCGCACGGCGCCGTGACGGTCGCCGCCCCGCAGTGGCAGCCCAACACCGCCTACACCGCCGGCACCCGCGTCACCTACAACGGCCAGGACTACGAGTGCATCCAGTCGCACACCTCCCTGACCGGCTGGGAACCGCCCAACGTGCCCGCCCTGTGGAAGGCGGTCAGCGGCGGCGGCGACCCGGGAGCGCCCTCCGCCCCCGGCGCCCCCAACGTCACCGGCACCACCAACACCTCGATCAGCCTGTCATGGGGCGCCTCGACCGGCACCGTCACCGGCTACCGCGTCTACGAGGGATCCACGGTCCGCGCCACGGTCGGCGGCACCTCGGCGACGATCGGCTCGCTGGGCACCTGCACCACGCACACCTACACGGTCAAGGCCTACAACTCCGCCGGTGAGTCGCCGGCCAGCGCCTCCGCGACCGGCACCACCAACGGCTGCACCGGCGGAGGCGGCAAGATGGCCGGCGCCCCCTACCTCTACATGGGCTGGGGCAACCCGCCCGCCCCCGCCACGGTCATGAACGCCACCGGCGTCAAGTCGTTCACCATGGCCTTCATCCTGTCGAGCGGCGGCTGCACCCCCGCCTGGGACGGCCAGCGCCCGCTGACCGGCGGCGCCGACGCCCAGGCCATCTCGGCCATCAAGGCCGCCGGCGGCAACGTGCAGATCTCCTTCGGCGGCTGGCAGGGCAACAAGCTCGGCCCCAACTGCTCCACCCCGCAGGCCTTCGCCGGCGCCGTCCAGCAGGTCATCAACGCCGTCGGTCCCGCGGTGGTCGACTTCGACATCGAGAACACCGACGAGTTCGAGAACTACACCGTCCAGGACCGCATCCTCAACGGCCTCAAGATCGTCAAGCAGAACAACCCCGGCGTGAAGGTGGTCGTCACCTTCGGCACCACCAGGACCGGCCCCAACGCGCACGGCATCCGCCTGATCAACCAGTCGAAGGCGCTCGGCGTCCCGATCGACAACTACACGATCATGCCGTTCGACTTCGGCAGCTCCAACATCTACCAGGACACCGTCAACGCCTCCGAGGGCCTGAAGAACGCGCTGAAGAACGCCTTCGGCTGGAGCGACGCCCAGGCGTACGCGAAGATGGGCATCTCCGGCATGAACGGCCTGTCCGACCAGCAGGAACTCACCACCCCCGCCACCTGGACACAGATCCGCGACTGGGCCAGGAGCAAGGGCCTGACCAGGCTGGCCTACTGGGCCGTCAACCGCGACCGCCCCTGCCCCGGCGGCGGCGTCGTCTCCAACTGCAGCGGCATCTCCCAGAGCGAGTGGGAGTTCACCCGCATCACCGCGGGCTTCTGA
- a CDS encoding carbohydrate binding domain-containing protein, whose translation MKLRGLAAAAAIALGLTALHAAPASAANILANPGFETGLDAWTCTGQATTVTSPVHGGARALQATPAGNDLARCAQTLTVQPGTTYQLSAWVRGGHVFLGATGTGVDASTWATPGAQWTRLTTSFTTPAGTRQVTVHVNGWYGQPAYLADDVVLDGPGGAPDTRPPTVPANVSAGNPTGTSLTVTWAASTDDTAVTRYEVSRDDAAPVAVTGTTHTATGLTPDTAYGFRVRACDAAGNCSAYSPPAQGRTAGDTTPPPTGEIRYAPYIDITMPSPSLTGAAAATGVKNYTLAFVLGDSTGCNPAWGGTIPLADSRIIGDVKALQAQGGQVVVASGGAMGPYLEHTCASSAALLAAYKKVLDTVGTDHLDVDVEASIDIAKVNTALKQLQAERGTVVSYTLRVQGQDYGVDPFSLQILQDAAARGLDVVVNPMLMNFGYTGNWGEAMIAAAQATLNQMRTVWPAKSDAQLRRMLGVTPMIGRNDTGMTTTQADARKLRDWANAQHIGFVGFWSTGRDNGGCPGGTLSPTCSGVAQSPYEFTGIFKGFTG comes from the coding sequence ATGAAGCTACGAGGACTCGCGGCGGCGGCCGCGATCGCCTTGGGCCTCACCGCCCTCCACGCCGCCCCCGCCTCCGCCGCGAACATCCTGGCCAACCCCGGCTTCGAAACCGGCCTCGACGCCTGGACCTGCACCGGCCAGGCCACCACCGTGACCTCACCCGTGCACGGCGGCGCCCGGGCGCTCCAGGCCACGCCGGCCGGCAACGACCTCGCCCGCTGCGCGCAGACCCTGACCGTCCAGCCCGGCACCACCTACCAGCTCTCCGCCTGGGTGCGCGGCGGCCACGTCTTCCTCGGCGCCACCGGCACCGGAGTCGATGCCAGCACGTGGGCCACCCCCGGCGCCCAGTGGACCCGGCTCACCACCTCCTTCACCACCCCCGCCGGCACCCGCCAGGTCACCGTCCACGTCAACGGCTGGTACGGCCAGCCCGCCTACCTGGCCGACGACGTCGTGCTCGACGGCCCCGGCGGCGCCCCCGACACCCGGCCCCCGACCGTCCCCGCGAACGTGTCGGCCGGCAACCCCACCGGCACGAGCCTCACCGTCACCTGGGCCGCCTCCACCGACGACACCGCCGTCACCCGCTACGAGGTCTCCCGCGACGACGCCGCCCCGGTCGCCGTCACCGGCACCACCCACACCGCCACCGGCCTGACCCCGGACACCGCCTACGGCTTCCGCGTGCGCGCCTGCGACGCCGCCGGCAACTGCTCCGCCTACAGCCCACCAGCCCAGGGCCGGACCGCCGGCGACACCACCCCGCCGCCCACCGGCGAGATCAGGTACGCCCCGTACATCGACATCACCATGCCGAGCCCCTCGCTGACCGGCGCCGCGGCCGCCACGGGCGTGAAGAACTACACCCTGGCCTTCGTCCTCGGCGACAGCACCGGCTGCAACCCCGCCTGGGGCGGCACCATCCCGCTCGCCGACTCCCGCATCATCGGCGACGTCAAGGCCCTGCAGGCCCAGGGCGGCCAGGTCGTCGTCGCCAGCGGCGGCGCCATGGGCCCCTACCTGGAGCACACCTGCGCGAGCAGCGCCGCGCTGCTCGCCGCGTACAAGAAGGTGCTCGACACCGTCGGCACCGACCACCTCGACGTCGACGTCGAGGCGTCCATCGACATCGCCAAGGTCAACACCGCGCTCAAGCAGCTCCAGGCCGAACGCGGCACCGTCGTCAGCTACACCCTGCGGGTGCAGGGCCAGGACTACGGCGTGGACCCGTTCTCCCTGCAGATCCTCCAGGACGCCGCGGCCCGCGGCCTCGACGTCGTCGTCAACCCGATGCTCATGAACTTCGGATACACCGGAAACTGGGGCGAGGCCATGATCGCGGCGGCCCAGGCGACCCTGAACCAGATGCGGACCGTCTGGCCCGCCAAATCCGACGCCCAGCTCAGGAGGATGCTCGGAGTCACCCCGATGATCGGCCGCAACGACACCGGCATGACCACGACCCAGGCCGACGCCCGCAAGCTGCGCGACTGGGCCAACGCCCAGCACATCGGCTTCGTCGGCTTCTGGTCCACCGGCCGCGACAACGGCGGCTGCCCCGGCGGCACGCTCTCACCGACGTGCAGCGGCGTCGCCCAGTCCCCCTACGAGTTCACCGGCATCTTCAAGGGGTTCACCGGGTGA
- a CDS encoding M14 family zinc carboxypeptidase: MKRRLVILLAVLGLVCLTGATGAGAAAEPPPNRQYRVQGPADAKQRSAVAATGAAIDEVTKDSVLVTATEAEVAAIAKLGYRVAEVPRPLLPSGAGIADFPPSDSGYHNYAEMNANINALVAARPNIASKFVYGTSHEGRQLVGVKISDNVGTDEAEPEVLFTAHQHAREHLTVEMALYIMHLLADNYGTDARITDLVNTREIWIMPDLNPDGGEYDIATGSYRSWRKNRQPNSGSSAVGTDMNRNWAYQWGCCGGSSGSPSSDTYRGASAESAPEVKAVADWVRGRVVGGVQQLRAHIDWHTYSELILWPYGYTYNDTAPGLTQDDRDAHAVLGQNMAGTNDYTPEQASDLYITDGTIDDWLWGAHKIFSFTFEMYPRGASPGFYPPDEQIVPQTTRNREAVLRFLEYADCVYRIIGKEAQYCGTGNPPETVYSDTFESDTGWTANPGGTDTATAGQWERGDPEATTSSGAKQLGTTVSGSNDLVTGRLAGASAGVHDIDGGVTSIQSPPITLPAGGTLSLSLSAYLAHGSNSSSADYLRVRVVGGTTTTVLQQAGAATNRNGAWAVTTANISAHAGQTVRIVVDAADASGASLVEAGIDDVRITRTP, encoded by the coding sequence GTGAAACGCCGATTAGTCATCCTGCTGGCCGTCCTGGGACTGGTCTGCCTGACCGGCGCGACCGGCGCGGGAGCCGCTGCCGAGCCGCCGCCGAACAGGCAGTACCGCGTTCAGGGGCCGGCCGACGCCAAGCAGCGCAGCGCGGTGGCCGCGACCGGCGCGGCGATCGACGAGGTGACGAAGGACTCGGTCCTCGTCACCGCCACGGAAGCCGAGGTCGCCGCGATCGCGAAGCTCGGCTACCGGGTCGCGGAGGTGCCGCGCCCGTTACTCCCGTCCGGTGCCGGGATCGCTGACTTCCCGCCGTCGGACTCCGGCTACCACAACTACGCGGAGATGAACGCGAACATCAACGCGCTCGTCGCCGCCCGGCCGAACATCGCCAGCAAGTTCGTCTACGGCACCTCGCACGAGGGCCGGCAACTCGTCGGCGTCAAGATCAGCGACAACGTCGGCACCGACGAGGCCGAGCCGGAGGTGCTCTTCACCGCCCACCAGCACGCCCGCGAGCACCTCACGGTCGAGATGGCGCTGTACATCATGCACCTGCTCGCCGACAACTACGGCACCGACGCCCGGATCACCGACCTGGTGAACACCAGGGAGATCTGGATCATGCCGGACCTGAACCCGGACGGCGGCGAGTACGACATCGCGACCGGCTCCTACCGTTCGTGGCGCAAGAACCGCCAGCCGAACAGCGGCTCCTCGGCCGTCGGCACCGACATGAACCGCAACTGGGCCTACCAGTGGGGCTGCTGCGGCGGCTCCTCGGGCTCGCCCTCCAGTGACACCTACCGAGGCGCCTCCGCGGAGTCGGCGCCCGAGGTCAAGGCCGTGGCCGACTGGGTGCGCGGCCGCGTCGTCGGCGGCGTCCAGCAGCTCAGGGCGCACATCGACTGGCACACCTACAGCGAGCTGATCCTGTGGCCGTACGGCTACACCTACAACGACACCGCGCCCGGACTGACCCAGGACGACCGCGACGCGCACGCCGTCCTGGGCCAGAACATGGCCGGCACCAACGACTACACCCCCGAGCAGGCCAGCGACCTCTACATCACCGACGGCACCATCGACGACTGGCTGTGGGGCGCGCACAAGATCTTCAGCTTCACCTTCGAGATGTACCCGAGGGGCGCCAGCCCCGGCTTCTACCCGCCGGACGAGCAGATCGTCCCGCAGACCACCCGCAACCGGGAGGCGGTGCTCCGCTTCCTGGAGTACGCCGACTGCGTCTATCGGATCATCGGCAAGGAGGCGCAGTACTGCGGCACCGGCAACCCGCCCGAGACCGTCTACTCCGACACCTTCGAGTCCGACACCGGCTGGACCGCGAACCCGGGCGGCACCGACACCGCCACCGCCGGGCAATGGGAGCGCGGCGACCCCGAGGCCACCACCTCGTCGGGGGCCAAGCAGCTCGGCACCACGGTCAGCGGCAGCAACGACCTGGTGACCGGCCGCCTCGCCGGGGCCTCGGCCGGTGTCCACGACATCGACGGCGGCGTCACCTCGATCCAGTCGCCGCCGATCACGCTGCCCGCCGGCGGCACCCTGTCCCTGTCCCTGTCCGCCTACCTCGCGCACGGCTCCAACTCCTCCAGCGCCGACTACCTGCGGGTCAGGGTCGTCGGCGGCACCACGACGACCGTGCTCCAGCAGGCCGGCGCGGCCACCAACCGCAACGGCGCCTGGGCCGTCACCACGGCGAACATCTCCGCCCACGCGGGCCAGACGGTCCGCATCGTCGTCGACGCGGCGGACGCGTCCGGCGCCTCCCTGGTGGAGGCGGGCATCGACGACGTCCGCATCACCCGCACACCCTGA
- a CDS encoding glycoside hydrolase family 5 protein encodes MPRLAPLAAAAAFAAACLHTPLAQAATPQPVQEPAAQEQAVQQAVTPVQANGQLRVCGLRLCNQNGKQIQLRGMSSHGLQWYHQCLNTASLDALANDWRADVLRISMYIQEGGYETNPRLFTDRVHNLIEQATARGMYAIVDWHMLTPGDPNVNLSRARTFFTEIARRHNGKNNVLYEIANEPNGVSWSAIRNYAHQIIPTIRQHDPDAPVLVGTRAWSSLGVSDGATESEVVNNPVNAANIMYTFHFYAATHDGPYLDTLRRAADRIPVFVTEFGTQTASGDGANNFARSQQYLDLMAQKKISWVNWNFSDDHRSGAVFTTGTCPGGPFAGTSRLKPAGVWVRDRIRTPDDF; translated from the coding sequence GTGCCCCGACTCGCCCCCCTCGCCGCCGCGGCCGCGTTCGCCGCCGCCTGCCTGCACACACCCCTCGCCCAGGCCGCCACCCCGCAGCCGGTCCAGGAGCCGGCCGCCCAGGAACAGGCCGTCCAGCAGGCCGTCACGCCCGTCCAGGCCAACGGTCAGCTCCGCGTCTGCGGCCTGCGGCTGTGCAACCAGAACGGCAAGCAGATCCAGCTCCGCGGCATGAGCTCGCACGGCCTGCAGTGGTACCACCAGTGCCTCAACACGGCTTCCCTGGACGCCCTGGCGAACGACTGGCGCGCCGACGTCCTGCGCATCTCCATGTACATCCAGGAAGGCGGCTACGAGACGAACCCGCGCCTGTTCACCGACCGGGTGCACAACCTGATCGAGCAGGCCACCGCCCGCGGCATGTACGCGATCGTCGACTGGCACATGCTCACCCCCGGCGACCCCAACGTCAACCTGTCGCGGGCCAGGACGTTCTTCACCGAGATCGCCCGGCGGCACAACGGCAAGAACAACGTCCTCTACGAGATCGCCAACGAGCCCAACGGCGTCTCCTGGTCGGCGATCAGGAACTACGCCCACCAGATCATCCCGACCATCAGGCAGCACGACCCCGACGCCCCCGTCCTCGTGGGCACCCGCGCCTGGTCGTCGCTGGGCGTGTCCGACGGCGCCACCGAGAGCGAGGTCGTCAACAACCCGGTCAACGCCGCCAACATCATGTACACCTTCCACTTCTACGCGGCCACGCACGACGGCCCGTATCTCGACACCCTGCGCCGGGCCGCCGACCGCATCCCCGTGTTCGTGACGGAGTTCGGCACCCAGACCGCCTCCGGCGACGGCGCGAACAACTTCGCCCGGTCGCAGCAGTACCTCGACCTCATGGCCCAGAAGAAGATCAGCTGGGTCAACTGGAACTTCTCCGACGACCACCGCTCCGGCGCCGTCTTCACCACCGGCACCTGCCCCGGCGGGCCGTTCGCCGGCACCTCCCGGCTCAAGCCGGCCGGCGTCTGGGTCCGCGACCGGATCCGCACCCCCGACGACTTCTGA
- a CDS encoding molybdopterin-dependent oxidoreductase translates to MYRQARGGRRVPLDDGTAAELTAAALVHTVAEHGAGHVAALSTSSLAGVVGGLGGAVLTEQPSAPEQMLGRGFRGPQGDDWARAAHVMLWGENNRLARSPETPWVIAGRYKGQKVVAIGPHPTRLSDETLVVRPGTDGALAMAMGHVLLKEFYLDRPAFAAHAMERTDLPFLVRLRERGGAFVAGGGLGEPADGLSVYGGEAVEVLLPRFDDGPGVLRRGVPVVRDGEQLATTVFDLLLAVYGVARAGLPGSWPDGYDDRSEPYTPAWQEAFTGVPAARTVKIARELGTTAGRTGGRCVIVPGRLETSHSDTAYRAMLALLVLAGCGDGWVRQGPVNGVPLVPYLCLHACGEDGTNVGRWCWPLADGVLSGRSARSVLLDAVGEGLPMAPSPRVLAIPRPIYPLPPDVELLIGPDDRCDLAPPDARLVADAVAKLAVDRAAPVPVEAEPPRAGGRMRLLLDHPWMHEYGEALPTYRPPGPGLPVKPTQLIPTT, encoded by the coding sequence GTGTACCGCCAGGCGCGCGGCGGGCGGCGGGTGCCGCTGGACGACGGCACGGCCGCGGAGCTGACCGCCGCCGCCCTCGTCCACACGGTCGCCGAGCACGGCGCCGGGCACGTGGCGGCGCTGTCCACCTCGTCGCTGGCCGGGGTGGTGGGCGGGCTGGGCGGCGCGGTGCTGACGGAGCAGCCGAGCGCTCCGGAGCAGATGCTGGGCCGGGGCTTTCGCGGACCGCAGGGCGACGACTGGGCCAGGGCCGCGCACGTGATGCTGTGGGGCGAGAACAACCGGCTGGCCCGCTCCCCCGAGACGCCGTGGGTGATCGCCGGGCGGTACAAGGGGCAGAAGGTGGTGGCCATCGGGCCGCACCCGACGAGGCTGTCCGACGAGACGCTGGTGGTCCGGCCGGGCACCGACGGGGCGCTGGCGATGGCGATGGGGCACGTGCTGCTGAAGGAGTTCTATCTCGACCGGCCGGCGTTCGCCGCGCACGCGATGGAGCGCACGGACCTGCCGTTCCTGGTGCGCCTGCGGGAGCGCGGGGGCGCGTTCGTGGCGGGCGGCGGGCTGGGCGAGCCGGCGGACGGGTTGAGCGTGTACGGCGGTGAGGCGGTGGAGGTGCTGCTGCCGCGCTTCGACGACGGGCCGGGGGTGCTGCGGCGCGGGGTGCCGGTGGTGCGGGACGGCGAGCAGCTCGCGACGACGGTGTTCGACCTGCTGCTGGCGGTGTACGGGGTGGCCCGCGCGGGGCTGCCGGGCTCCTGGCCGGACGGCTACGACGATCGGTCCGAGCCGTACACGCCGGCCTGGCAGGAGGCGTTCACGGGGGTGCCGGCGGCGCGCACGGTGAAGATCGCGCGGGAGCTGGGGACGACGGCCGGGCGGACCGGCGGGCGGTGCGTGATCGTGCCGGGCCGGCTGGAGACGTCGCACTCCGACACGGCCTACCGGGCCATGCTGGCGCTGCTGGTGCTGGCCGGTTGTGGCGACGGGTGGGTGCGGCAGGGGCCGGTGAACGGGGTGCCGCTGGTGCCGTACCTGTGCCTGCACGCCTGCGGTGAGGACGGGACGAACGTCGGCAGGTGGTGCTGGCCGCTCGCGGACGGGGTGCTGAGCGGGCGCTCAGCGCGCTCGGTGCTGCTGGACGCGGTCGGCGAGGGGCTGCCGATGGCGCCCTCGCCGAGGGTGCTGGCGATCCCGCGGCCGATCTACCCGCTGCCCCCGGACGTGGAGCTGCTGATCGGTCCGGACGACCGGTGCGATCTGGCGCCGCCGGACGCGCGGCTGGTGGCGGACGCGGTGGCCAAGCTGGCGGTGGACCGGGCCGCACCCGTCCCGGTCGAGGCGGAGCCGCCTCGGGCCGGGGGGCGGATGCGGCTGCTGCTGGACCATCCGTGGATGCACGAGTACGGGGAGGCGCTGCCGACGTATCGGCCGCCGGGGCCGGGCCTGCCGGTGAAGCCGACCCAGCTCATCCCGACGACGTGA